The Megasphaera stantonii genome includes a window with the following:
- the trpD gene encoding anthranilate phosphoribosyltransferase, with protein MLTNVLKKITKRQPLTARECMYVMDSMMNGTISDVQVGAVLAALATKGASEAELTAFAEAMRAHSLRVECRPDLFDIVGTGGDRAKTFNISTTSAIVVAAGGVRVAKHGNRAKKSRSGSADMLEALGVNIFLSPASCLEMLKQIGICYFYTRYYYYMMKRIDKVREQLGVQTIFDVLRPLINPARASREILGVNTPDLVEPMARVLSRLGVEHGMVVYGRDGSDEISAAGRTLICEFSGQDFRTYEIWPEQFALPSCERYELRGGTPKENAAIARRVLRGEKGACRTAVLLNAGAGLYVGGSALTLEAGVKRAAQLIDSGLAMEKLEDFIMMSQNMGKVEKVKITSCQDDEDYDIIKGTLI; from the coding sequence ATGTTGACGAACGTATTGAAGAAGATTACGAAACGGCAGCCTTTGACAGCGCGGGAATGCATGTACGTCATGGACAGCATGATGAACGGGACGATTTCTGACGTACAGGTCGGCGCTGTCCTGGCTGCGCTGGCGACAAAGGGCGCGTCGGAGGCGGAATTGACGGCCTTTGCCGAAGCGATGCGGGCTCACAGCCTGCGAGTGGAATGCCGGCCCGATTTATTTGATATCGTCGGCACCGGCGGCGATCGGGCCAAGACGTTCAACATATCGACGACTTCCGCTATCGTCGTCGCTGCCGGCGGCGTCCGGGTGGCCAAGCACGGCAACCGGGCGAAGAAGTCCCGGAGCGGCTCGGCCGATATGCTGGAAGCCTTGGGAGTCAATATTTTTCTTAGCCCGGCCAGCTGTCTGGAAATGCTGAAGCAGATTGGGATTTGTTATTTTTACACGCGGTATTACTACTATATGATGAAGCGCATCGACAAGGTACGGGAGCAGCTCGGCGTTCAGACGATTTTCGACGTGCTGCGGCCCCTCATCAATCCGGCCCGGGCCAGCCGCGAGATTTTGGGCGTCAATACGCCGGACCTGGTAGAGCCGATGGCCCGCGTATTGTCACGATTGGGCGTGGAACACGGCATGGTCGTCTACGGACGGGACGGATCTGATGAAATTTCCGCCGCCGGCCGCACGCTGATTTGCGAATTTTCCGGCCAGGATTTCCGCACCTATGAAATTTGGCCGGAACAATTTGCCTTGCCGTCGTGCGAACGGTACGAACTGCGCGGCGGGACGCCGAAGGAAAACGCGGCGATTGCCCGGCGCGTCCTGCGGGGCGAAAAGGGAGCCTGCCGGACGGCGGTTCTCCTCAACGCCGGCGCGGGGCTGTACGTAGGCGGCAGCGCCTTGACCTTGGAAGCCGGCGTAAAGCGGGCGGCTCAGCTCATCGACAGCGGACTGGCGATGGAAAAGTTGGAAGATTTTATCATGATGAGTCAAAATATGGGAAAAGTGGAAAAAGTCAAGATTACATCGTGCCAAGATGACGAAGATTATGATATAATAAAAGGTACGCTGATTTAA
- a CDS encoding cation:proton antiporter — MHAYHLLEILAIGFGLALLFGYIARRIGLSPIVGYLAAGFLIGPNMPGFVADQDLTNNLAEVGIILLMFGVGLHFHMDDLLKVKGVAIPGAILQSLSATLCGIAAAMALGYSFVEGLFLGLGLSVASTVVLLRVLTDSGKLPTIHGTVAVGWLVVEDIFTVLMLVLLPAVGPSLASGAGISLTMLIWAVALAVIKLAMLWGLVIVIGGRCMPWMLKQVVQTRSQELFTLTVLAVAFLTAVGAAYIFNASFALGAFLGGMVVGKSHVSHQAGAELIPLRDAFAILFFLSVGMLFDPQFLIERPVVVIVSLLIVVLIKPLVTVIVVAVLGYSPTTAFTVAASLAQVGEFSFILAQTGYSLQLISRDIFSVLIVCAMISIAANPFFMGRMTEAEAWARKQPKLWRWLTFRMESKAASLGSVYAERVRSEKTERPRAIIAGYGPTGRRAAALLERRGMEPVVVDMNLKTVSLLNEQGKLAMYGDVSREEVLKAAGAEQADCFIITIPDVAGAAAAAMAARNCSATIKIFARSRFLNDEALLKQAGADSILFEEDAVAHELSHTIELYLNDRKAK, encoded by the coding sequence GTGCATGCATATCATTTGCTGGAAATTTTAGCCATCGGATTTGGATTGGCTTTGCTTTTTGGATATATAGCACGAAGAATCGGGTTGTCGCCTATCGTAGGCTATTTAGCGGCGGGCTTTTTGATCGGCCCGAACATGCCGGGATTTGTCGCCGACCAGGATCTTACCAATAATTTAGCCGAAGTCGGTATTATTTTGCTTATGTTCGGCGTGGGACTGCATTTCCATATGGACGATTTGCTGAAGGTGAAAGGCGTGGCCATTCCCGGCGCGATTCTGCAAAGTCTGTCGGCTACCCTGTGCGGCATCGCGGCGGCCATGGCCTTAGGCTACTCCTTTGTGGAAGGATTGTTTCTCGGCCTCGGGTTATCCGTAGCCAGTACGGTCGTCTTGCTGCGCGTTCTGACTGACAGCGGCAAGCTGCCGACGATACACGGTACCGTTGCCGTCGGATGGCTGGTCGTAGAAGATATTTTTACCGTGCTCATGCTGGTGCTGCTGCCGGCAGTCGGCCCGTCGCTGGCGTCGGGCGCAGGCATTTCCCTGACGATGCTGATATGGGCAGTCGCCCTGGCCGTTATCAAACTGGCAATGCTGTGGGGCTTGGTCATCGTCATCGGCGGACGCTGTATGCCGTGGATGCTGAAACAGGTGGTGCAGACTCGTTCGCAGGAGTTGTTTACCCTGACGGTACTGGCCGTAGCCTTTCTCACGGCCGTAGGCGCAGCCTATATTTTTAACGCTTCCTTTGCCTTGGGGGCCTTTTTGGGAGGCATGGTTGTCGGAAAGAGCCATGTGAGCCATCAGGCCGGCGCGGAGCTGATTCCCTTGCGCGACGCTTTTGCCATTTTGTTTTTCCTTTCTGTCGGCATGTTGTTCGATCCGCAGTTTCTTATTGAACGGCCTGTCGTCGTTATCGTTTCCTTGCTCATCGTCGTCCTGATCAAGCCGTTGGTGACCGTCATAGTCGTTGCCGTCTTGGGCTACTCTCCGACGACTGCCTTTACCGTCGCGGCCAGCCTGGCTCAGGTCGGTGAATTTTCTTTCATCTTGGCTCAGACGGGGTATTCGCTGCAGCTGATTTCCCGGGATATTTTCAGCGTCCTCATCGTCTGCGCCATGATTTCTATCGCCGCCAATCCATTTTTTATGGGCCGCATGACCGAGGCCGAGGCATGGGCCAGGAAGCAGCCGAAGCTTTGGCGCTGGCTTACGTTCCGCATGGAATCTAAAGCGGCTTCGCTGGGCAGCGTATATGCAGAGCGAGTTCGCAGCGAAAAGACGGAACGGCCCAGGGCGATTATCGCCGGATATGGTCCTACGGGGCGGCGGGCTGCGGCCTTGTTGGAACGGCGCGGCATGGAGCCCGTCGTCGTCGATATGAATCTTAAAACCGTTTCCCTGTTGAATGAACAGGGAAAGCTGGCTATGTACGGCGACGTGTCACGGGAAGAGGTCTTGAAGGCCGCCGGCGCGGAGCAGGCCGACTGCTTTATCATCACGATTCCCGACGTAGCAGGGGCTGCGGCAGCGGCTATGGCGGCGCGAAACTGCAGCGCGACCATAAAAATCTTTGCCCGTTCGCGCTTTTTAAACGACGAGGCCTTGCTGAAGCAGGCCGGCGCCGACAGCATTTTATTTGAGGAAGATGCCGTGGCTCATGAATTGTCCCATACGATTGAATTGTATTTGAATGATAGAAAAGCGAAATAA
- a CDS encoding TVP38/TMEM64 family protein yields MTDKALGWTLRIGGVAGVVLILWLIQVMLPDFYSTMWWLMIRGDLDGLTDYIASFGYAAIGVSVFMIAFVNAIGIPSIPFLTVNGIIFGLVPGILISWVGEVIGIEISFRLTRTLLRNQAKKVICRSNMLEKLDSYSCIRTIMVGRAIPYSPNVVVTAFSALSHISYRDHFIANALGKIPAVVVEVWLGHDLLRIQEHWGRLLILLVAVAAVYGFIWWQKKHRRSR; encoded by the coding sequence ATGACAGATAAAGCATTAGGATGGACTCTCCGCATCGGCGGGGTGGCAGGAGTCGTCCTCATTTTATGGCTTATCCAAGTTATGCTGCCGGACTTTTATTCCACGATGTGGTGGCTGATGATACGCGGCGACCTGGATGGCCTGACGGATTATATCGCGTCGTTTGGCTACGCGGCTATCGGCGTAAGCGTGTTTATGATTGCTTTCGTCAACGCCATCGGTATTCCCTCTATCCCCTTTTTGACGGTCAACGGCATCATATTTGGTCTGGTTCCGGGGATTTTGATTTCCTGGGTCGGAGAAGTCATCGGCATCGAAATCAGCTTTCGCCTGACGAGGACGCTGCTGCGCAATCAGGCTAAAAAGGTCATTTGCCGGAGCAATATGCTGGAAAAGCTCGATTCCTACAGCTGTATCCGGACGATTATGGTCGGCCGGGCGATTCCCTATTCGCCTAATGTGGTCGTCACGGCCTTCAGCGCCTTGAGCCATATTTCGTACAGGGATCACTTTATCGCCAATGCCCTCGGCAAAATTCCTGCCGTCGTCGTAGAGGTATGGCTGGGCCATGATTTGCTGCGCATACAGGAGCATTGGGGTCGTCTGCTGATTCTTCTCGTAGCCGTAGCGGCCGTATATGGGTTTATCTGGTGGCAGAAAAAGCATCGCCGCAGCAGGTGA